Proteins encoded by one window of Bacillus sp. DTU_2020_1000418_1_SI_GHA_SEK_038:
- a CDS encoding flavin reductase family protein, whose product MEISPGNLDWREAYKLLVGSILPRPIAFVTTIDDKGIVNAAPFSFFTAICADPLLICFSPMRRGTDGAKKDTLTNIETTKDFVINIVSEDFVEKMNMCATEFPSEIDEMEVAGLTKLKSHSVKPPRIGESKIHLECTLYEALHFGEQAGSGSLVIGKVEHVHVADELYEKGRINSEKLKPIGRLAGQLYTKPLADMFELIRKINPG is encoded by the coding sequence GTGGAAATATCACCAGGTAATCTTGATTGGAGAGAGGCATATAAGCTATTAGTTGGTTCTATTTTACCGCGCCCAATTGCATTTGTTACAACGATTGATGATAAAGGAATTGTCAATGCAGCTCCATTTAGCTTCTTCACAGCCATCTGTGCAGACCCTTTGCTGATTTGCTTCTCGCCGATGAGAAGAGGGACGGACGGAGCAAAAAAAGACACACTTACAAACATTGAAACTACAAAAGATTTCGTTATTAATATTGTCAGCGAAGATTTTGTGGAAAAGATGAATATGTGTGCAACTGAGTTTCCTTCTGAGATAGACGAAATGGAAGTAGCGGGCCTTACGAAATTAAAAAGCCATAGTGTAAAGCCTCCAAGAATAGGAGAGTCAAAGATCCACCTTGAATGTACGCTGTACGAAGCTCTTCACTTTGGCGAACAGGCAGGATCTGGCAGTCTAGTCATTGGAAAGGTTGAGCATGTTCATGTTGCCGATGAACTCTATGAAAAGGGAAGAATAAACTCGGAGAAATTAAAGCCTATCGGCCGGCTTGCAGGTCAATTGTATACGAAGCCATTGGCAGATATGTTTGAATTAATCCGTAAAATAAATCCAGGGTGA
- a CDS encoding homogentisate 1,2-dioxygenase, whose protein sequence is MFYRQMGKIPHKRHTMFKKEDGSLFREQVMGTKGFSGTQSILYHHYMPTEVVRSELIGKYLPEYEDQAPLKHRHLMTDKLQKKGDALQAREYLLGNDDLLIGTAKINQPMKSFYRNGDGDEMLFIHYGSGVIETMFGTITYRPGDYVMIPIGTIYRVIPDENEETKALIVESFSQIVTPRRYRNEFGQLLEHSPFCERDIRGPEFLATFDEKGEFEVITKTRGYLHSHILNHHPLDVVGWDGYLYPWAFNVEDFEPITGRVHQPPPVHQTFEGHNFVVCSFVPRLFDYHPEAIPAPYYHSNVNSDELLYYVEGNFMSRKGINKESITLHPSGIPHGPHPGTTEASIGKKETLELAVMIDTFKPLRVVKQALAIEDEKYMYTWV, encoded by the coding sequence ATGTTTTACAGGCAGATGGGGAAAATCCCTCACAAGCGCCACACGATGTTTAAAAAAGAAGACGGCAGTCTATTCAGAGAACAAGTTATGGGAACAAAAGGTTTTTCCGGCACTCAATCAATTCTTTATCATCATTACATGCCGACAGAAGTAGTCCGTTCGGAACTAATCGGCAAATATTTGCCAGAGTATGAGGATCAGGCACCATTAAAGCACCGGCATTTGATGACAGATAAGCTTCAGAAAAAAGGGGATGCACTGCAAGCGAGGGAATATTTATTAGGGAACGATGATTTGCTCATCGGCACGGCAAAAATAAATCAGCCGATGAAAAGCTTCTATCGAAATGGCGATGGAGATGAAATGCTTTTTATTCATTACGGTTCAGGGGTTATTGAGACAATGTTTGGAACGATTACCTATCGTCCAGGAGATTATGTGATGATCCCAATTGGTACCATTTACCGGGTAATTCCGGATGAAAATGAGGAAACAAAGGCACTAATTGTCGAGTCTTTTAGCCAAATTGTTACACCGCGAAGATACCGGAATGAGTTTGGGCAATTATTGGAGCATAGTCCATTTTGTGAGCGTGACATTAGGGGGCCAGAGTTTTTAGCAACTTTTGATGAAAAGGGAGAATTTGAAGTTATTACAAAGACGAGGGGCTACCTTCATTCTCATATATTAAATCATCACCCTTTAGATGTTGTTGGGTGGGACGGCTATCTTTATCCATGGGCATTTAATGTAGAAGATTTCGAGCCGATAACGGGAAGAGTGCATCAGCCGCCACCAGTTCATCAAACCTTTGAAGGACACAATTTTGTTGTTTGTTCCTTCGTGCCAAGATTATTCGACTATCATCCTGAAGCGATTCCCGCACCCTATTATCACAGCAATGTAAATAGCGATGAATTGCTATACTATGTAGAAGGGAATTTCATGAGCAGGAAGGGGATTAATAAGGAATCGATTACTCTTCATCCGAGCGGGATTCCTCATGGTCCCCATCCAGGTACGACAGAAGCAAGTATCGGGAAGAAGGAAACACTGGAATTGGCAGTTATGATTGATACATTTAAGCCTCTCCGAGTGGTAAAACAAGCTTTAGCCATTGAAGATGAGAAGTATATGTATACTTGGGTTTAA
- the arr gene encoding NAD(+)--rifampin ADP-ribosyltransferase, which produces MSDKKDVLDNGPFFHGTKAELKIGDLLEPQHLSNYQDKKSNYIYFTATLDAAKWGAELATSKSKERIYIVEPLGDFENDPNLTNKRFSGNPTRSYRSKSPLKIIAELGSWERHSDEEINHMLSSLKTLREQGKAVIDD; this is translated from the coding sequence ATGAGTGACAAAAAAGATGTCTTAGATAACGGCCCATTTTTCCATGGCACTAAAGCGGAACTAAAAATTGGAGATTTATTAGAACCACAACACTTATCAAATTATCAAGATAAAAAATCTAACTATATATATTTTACTGCAACATTAGATGCTGCTAAATGGGGTGCTGAATTAGCAACATCTAAATCAAAGGAAAGAATTTATATTGTAGAACCATTAGGTGATTTTGAAAATGATCCGAACTTAACTAACAAAAGATTTTCTGGAAACCCAACACGTTCTTATAGGTCAAAATCTCCTTTGAAAATAATAGCCGAACTAGGTTCATGGGAAAGGCATTCCGATGAAGAAATAAATCATATGCTGTCATCTTTAAAAACGTTACGTGAACAAGGAAAAGCTGTAATAGACGATTAA
- the hppD gene encoding 4-hydroxyphenylpyruvate dioxygenase, producing the protein MKEKITASKEKVEDFFPVKEVDYLEIYTGNAKQSCYFFCSAFGFKPVAYSGLETGNRETVSYVLQQRKIRLVITGSLTESSRVSSFVKKHGDGVKDVALTVDDVEKAYKEAVSRGAIEIMPPFEIKDDHGTVKKAVIGTYGDTIHTLVERNNYTGVFMPGYEPFAMNIPFEDAGFIGIDHVVGNVESMEEWVNYYANVMGFKEMTHFTDKDISTEYSALMSKVMHNGGRIKFPINEPAEGKRKSQIEEYLEFYNGPGVQHLALLTEDIVSTVSILRKNGVEFLNTPAAYYDEALSKRVGKIDEEIEKLKELSILVDRDDEGYLLQIFTKPVVDRPTLFIEVIQRKGARGFGEGNFKALFESIEREQERRGNL; encoded by the coding sequence ATGAAAGAAAAAATAACGGCAAGCAAGGAAAAAGTGGAGGATTTTTTTCCTGTTAAGGAAGTTGATTATTTAGAAATTTACACAGGTAACGCCAAACAATCCTGTTACTTTTTTTGCTCTGCCTTTGGCTTTAAACCTGTGGCATATTCTGGACTGGAGACAGGCAATAGAGAAACTGTTTCCTATGTTCTTCAGCAAAGAAAGATCCGTCTAGTCATTACAGGATCCTTAACTGAATCGAGCAGAGTCTCTTCTTTTGTGAAAAAGCATGGAGACGGAGTAAAGGATGTTGCTTTAACGGTAGATGATGTGGAGAAAGCATATAAAGAAGCTGTTTCAAGAGGGGCCATTGAAATTATGCCTCCGTTCGAAATCAAAGATGATCATGGTACTGTAAAAAAGGCAGTTATCGGAACATATGGAGATACGATCCACACATTAGTAGAACGGAATAACTATACAGGGGTTTTCATGCCAGGCTACGAGCCATTTGCTATGAACATACCATTTGAAGATGCCGGCTTTATTGGAATTGACCATGTGGTCGGCAATGTCGAAAGTATGGAAGAATGGGTTAATTATTATGCAAATGTTATGGGCTTTAAAGAGATGACACACTTCACGGACAAAGATATTAGCACGGAATATTCTGCACTAATGTCAAAGGTCATGCATAATGGCGGCCGTATTAAATTCCCGATCAACGAGCCAGCTGAAGGAAAACGAAAATCACAAATTGAAGAGTATCTAGAATTTTACAATGGACCTGGTGTTCAGCATCTGGCGCTTCTTACAGAAGATATTGTCAGTACGGTCAGCATCCTTCGCAAAAATGGAGTAGAATTCTTGAATACACCTGCCGCGTATTATGATGAGGCTTTATCAAAGCGTGTTGGAAAAATTGATGAGGAAATTGAAAAGCTGAAAGAATTAAGCATTTTAGTAGATCGTGATGATGAGGGTTATTTACTGCAAATCTTTACGAAGCCAGTTGTTGATAGACCAACATTATTTATTGAAGTAATCCAGCGTAAAGGCGCAAGAGGATTTGGTGAAGGGAATTTCAAGGCTTTGTTTGAATCCATTGAACGAGAGCAGGAAAGAAGAGGTAATCTATAA
- the hisC gene encoding histidinol-phosphate transaminase, with product MKGISRLCLNPLNESRKEEVIYNFMVKIKTKSILEEIQSYPLGLSQKEIKEKYSLNRVWKMSDNENVYGCPPKVKEAIYQHLQTLHLYPDGNTSELVSRLANFYHVEEDQLIAGNGSDEIIRMLTRAYINKGDEAIMADITFPRYETNVVIEGGTSVKVPLANGVHHLTAMLNMITPKTKIIFICNPNNPTGTIVGNEELNNFIENIPENILIVLDEAYYEYVTSQDYLQSIPLLSNHPNLIILRTFSKIYGLAGLRVGYGMMHPSIVKELHKVREVFNVNVLAQAAAVQALKDREFITVCAEKNAVERKFVSDGLRNFEIEFFPSEANFLFVYSQHPISKKLISNGFLVRPMKLSGYTDAFRITLGTRSDNEAFLHVLSQIINDGRCEGGNITR from the coding sequence GTGAAGGGAATTTCAAGGCTTTGTTTGAATCCATTGAACGAGAGCAGGAAAGAAGAGGTAATCTATAACTTTATGGTCAAAATCAAAACAAAAAGTATACTAGAAGAAATTCAATCATATCCCCTTGGACTTTCGCAAAAGGAAATAAAAGAGAAGTACAGTCTTAATAGAGTATGGAAAATGTCTGATAATGAAAACGTTTATGGGTGCCCGCCAAAGGTAAAAGAGGCTATCTATCAGCATCTGCAAACGCTTCATTTATATCCTGACGGAAATACCTCTGAGTTAGTAAGCAGGCTCGCTAATTTTTACCACGTTGAGGAGGATCAGCTTATTGCTGGCAACGGATCAGACGAAATTATTAGAATGCTTACCCGAGCTTATATCAATAAAGGTGATGAGGCTATAATGGCTGATATCACCTTTCCCCGATATGAAACGAATGTTGTGATAGAGGGCGGGACATCGGTCAAAGTCCCTTTGGCAAACGGAGTTCATCATTTAACAGCTATGCTTAATATGATTACACCAAAAACTAAAATAATCTTTATTTGCAACCCTAATAATCCTACAGGAACAATTGTAGGAAATGAGGAATTAAATAACTTTATTGAAAACATTCCGGAAAATATCCTGATTGTTCTAGATGAGGCTTATTACGAATATGTGACATCCCAGGATTATTTACAATCCATCCCTCTTCTGAGTAACCATCCGAATTTAATTATTTTAAGGACCTTTTCGAAAATATATGGGCTTGCTGGGCTGCGTGTCGGCTACGGAATGATGCATCCTTCCATTGTAAAAGAACTGCATAAAGTAAGGGAAGTGTTTAATGTAAACGTGCTGGCGCAGGCAGCTGCTGTTCAGGCACTTAAAGACCGCGAGTTTATCACGGTATGTGCTGAAAAAAATGCTGTGGAAAGAAAATTTGTCTCTGATGGGCTCCGTAATTTTGAAATAGAATTTTTTCCTTCCGAAGCAAATTTTCTATTCGTTTACAGCCAGCATCCCATTTCGAAAAAGTTAATTTCGAATGGTTTTCTTGTCCGGCCAATGAAGCTCAGCGGCTACACTGACGCATTTAGAATCACTTTAGGTACAAGGAGCGATAATGAAGCTTTCCTGCATGTCCTTAGCCAAATAATAAATGATGGGCGGTGTGAGGGTGGAAATATCACCAGGTAA
- a CDS encoding dihydrolipoamide acetyltransferase family protein, translating into MEVKLHDIGEGMTEADINCFLVKAGDFVRADEPIIEIQTDKMTAEIPAPRTGYIREFKVEIGQTVPVGTTLLILEEEGSLNKQPISPATMTVDHSMTNVKDYKKRILASPYTRKIARENGINIEVVKGSGPAGRITDEDIYQLMASSQQQDSERNSQPTRNTTIAPAELPPLKSDTIPFRGRRKQIAKKMVQSLNTIPHCTHFEEVDVTELIQFRAELKNINQTITATAFFIKALSVCLTEFPIFNARLDEENEVIHLLKEHHIGMAVDAEDGLIVPVLRHVEKKSIRAIHDEMKIVTEKALANKLSMKDITGGTFTISNVGPLGGSFGATPIIQHPEVALVSFHKTKKMPVVTEDDQIVIRSIMNISMSFDHRVADGASAVRFTNRFAQFIQNPKMLLLELV; encoded by the coding sequence ATGGAAGTCAAATTACATGATATTGGAGAAGGAATGACCGAAGCAGACATTAATTGCTTTTTAGTAAAGGCAGGTGATTTTGTCCGAGCCGATGAACCTATCATTGAAATACAAACAGACAAAATGACTGCGGAAATTCCTGCCCCGCGCACTGGGTATATTCGAGAGTTTAAAGTAGAAATCGGGCAGACCGTTCCTGTTGGAACAACTTTATTAATCTTGGAAGAAGAAGGCAGCTTAAATAAACAACCGATATCACCCGCTACAATGACAGTTGATCATTCTATGACGAATGTAAAAGATTATAAAAAACGTATTCTCGCATCACCGTATACAAGGAAAATTGCGAGAGAAAACGGGATAAATATTGAAGTTGTTAAGGGGTCTGGTCCAGCCGGAAGAATTACTGATGAAGATATTTATCAATTAATGGCTTCTTCACAACAACAGGATTCGGAGAGAAACAGCCAGCCCACAAGAAATACGACAATCGCACCTGCAGAACTACCCCCATTAAAATCAGACACCATTCCTTTCAGAGGCAGAAGAAAGCAAATCGCGAAAAAAATGGTTCAATCCTTAAATACGATTCCCCATTGTACTCATTTTGAAGAAGTAGATGTTACGGAACTGATTCAATTTCGAGCGGAATTAAAGAATATCAATCAAACGATTACAGCAACTGCCTTTTTCATAAAGGCTTTGTCTGTATGTCTTACGGAATTTCCGATTTTTAATGCTCGGCTTGACGAGGAAAATGAGGTGATTCATCTTCTAAAAGAACATCATATCGGAATGGCGGTGGATGCGGAAGATGGTCTTATCGTTCCCGTGCTTCGCCATGTGGAGAAAAAATCAATACGAGCCATTCATGACGAAATGAAAATAGTTACGGAAAAAGCATTAGCCAATAAATTAAGCATGAAGGATATAACAGGCGGAACGTTTACGATTAGTAATGTTGGCCCCCTTGGTGGAAGCTTTGGGGCAACGCCGATTATTCAGCATCCTGAAGTGGCGCTTGTATCCTTCCATAAGACGAAGAAAATGCCTGTAGTGACAGAGGATGATCAAATTGTGATCCGGTCTATCATGAATATTTCAATGTCCTTCGATCATCGGGTGGCAGACGGGGCGAGTGCTGTCCGTTTTACAAACAGATTTGCACAATTCATTCAAAATCCAAAAATGCTTTTGCTGGAGTTGGTTTAG
- a CDS encoding fumarylacetoacetate hydrolase family protein, producing the protein MKFVTFQKEDGCIRAGWMIGHSHVMDMHEASKGVLPKDMLSFLENHPFFLNYISTMITTDYGVYPLEKVILKAPLPNPKSFRDFYAFEEHVKTARENRGLEMIPEWYDIPVFYFSNHLAIKGPNEMITRPKHCHWLDYELEIACVIGKEGTDIEAKNADDYIFGYCILNDWSARDIQRKEMKVGLGPAKGKDFATSIGPYIVTKDELEKYRVENGYDLTMTAMVNNVLLSEGNMSDIYYSFAEMIERASDGVTLYPGDLIGSGTVGSGCILELGTDVHRWLEPGDEVELEITALGALKNIIL; encoded by the coding sequence ATGAAATTTGTAACCTTTCAAAAAGAGGACGGTTGTATTAGAGCGGGCTGGATGATTGGGCATAGCCATGTGATGGATATGCATGAAGCTTCAAAAGGAGTACTGCCTAAAGATATGCTTTCTTTTTTGGAAAACCATCCATTCTTCCTAAATTATATTTCTACAATGATAACTACAGATTATGGCGTGTATCCCCTTGAAAAAGTGATACTTAAAGCGCCGCTGCCAAACCCTAAAAGCTTTCGAGATTTTTATGCATTTGAAGAACATGTAAAAACCGCTAGAGAAAATCGCGGTCTAGAAATGATTCCAGAATGGTATGATATTCCCGTCTTTTACTTTTCTAATCATTTAGCCATTAAAGGGCCGAATGAAATGATCACTAGACCAAAACATTGTCATTGGCTTGATTATGAATTGGAAATTGCTTGCGTGATTGGGAAGGAAGGAACGGACATTGAGGCTAAGAATGCGGATGATTATATTTTTGGCTATTGCATTTTAAACGACTGGAGTGCTCGAGATATTCAGAGAAAAGAAATGAAGGTTGGACTAGGTCCTGCGAAAGGAAAGGACTTTGCAACATCGATAGGTCCTTACATTGTTACTAAGGATGAATTAGAAAAGTACCGCGTTGAAAATGGGTATGACTTAACGATGACAGCGATGGTGAATAATGTTCTGCTTTCAGAAGGGAATATGAGTGATATTTATTATTCATTTGCTGAAATGATTGAAAGGGCATCAGACGGAGTAACCCTGTATCCTGGTGACTTAATTGGTTCTGGAACAGTGGGGAGCGGCTGTATATTAGAGCTCGGAACAGATGTCCACCGCTGGCTGGAGCCTGGTGATGAAGTCGAACTAGAAATAACCGCACTCGGTGCTTTAAAAAACATTATCTTATAA
- the lpdA gene encoding dihydrolipoyl dehydrogenase: protein MVVGDLAHERDLVIIGGGPGGYHAAIRAAQLGQSVTLIEKGELGGVCLNKGCIPSKVLTHGAAEFASFKEIDQLGIEINSIKFNMDKLQAYKNKTITQLRDGVLSLCKANKIEIIKGSAFFLSEERIGVENGDQYDIYRFNHAIIATGGYPKSPEGIKIDHERVLNSWSITNLKVVPEKLFVYGHDYIALEIAMAYNSIGSEVVLINEHDDFMFDSSINRELMRILKKKQIGILKNNFISEAYTKDEGVTIFIKNKTGTEELKGSHLFVSGSNTPNTNHLGINRIGVETTKSGFIVVNHECRTSKNHIFAIGDVTEGPSLAIKAIKQGKTAAEAITGIKAEADLRFLPVIAHTSPPIAYVGLTEEEAIKQGHSVETAQFPLSGNGYAAILGKKDGLIKVIFDKDNDLLLGIHIIGYGAVELISSGVLSLEMAARDEDLLFPLYPHPSINEGLLEAVEAIKNQAIHLPPNMRKKIKV, encoded by the coding sequence ATGGTTGTCGGCGACCTTGCCCATGAACGTGATTTAGTAATTATTGGCGGTGGACCAGGAGGATATCATGCGGCTATTCGAGCTGCTCAGCTTGGGCAATCTGTTACCCTAATTGAAAAGGGGGAGCTTGGAGGTGTATGCCTAAATAAAGGCTGTATCCCGTCTAAAGTCCTGACCCATGGCGCCGCTGAATTTGCCTCATTTAAGGAAATAGATCAACTAGGAATAGAGATTAATAGTATTAAGTTTAATATGGATAAACTACAAGCTTACAAAAATAAAACGATTACCCAGCTTCGAGATGGCGTCCTATCCTTATGTAAAGCGAATAAAATTGAAATTATAAAAGGATCCGCGTTTTTTCTTTCAGAAGAACGGATTGGTGTTGAAAATGGGGATCAATATGATATTTATCGTTTTAATCATGCAATCATCGCGACTGGAGGCTATCCGAAATCACCGGAGGGCATAAAGATTGATCATGAGAGAGTTCTAAATTCCTGGTCGATCACTAATCTTAAAGTAGTGCCCGAAAAGCTTTTCGTTTATGGTCATGACTATATTGCGTTAGAAATCGCCATGGCCTATAACTCTATTGGCTCTGAAGTTGTACTTATAAATGAACACGATGATTTCATGTTTGATTCATCCATTAACCGTGAGCTCATGCGAATATTAAAGAAAAAACAGATAGGGATCCTCAAAAACAACTTCATTTCAGAAGCATATACTAAGGATGAGGGAGTAACCATTTTTATTAAAAATAAGACAGGCACAGAGGAATTAAAGGGTTCGCATTTATTTGTTTCTGGCAGCAATACCCCAAACACTAATCATTTAGGAATAAATCGTATAGGTGTTGAAACGACAAAGAGCGGATTCATTGTCGTTAATCACGAGTGCCGTACTTCAAAGAATCATATATTTGCGATTGGCGATGTGACAGAAGGACCAAGTTTAGCCATTAAAGCCATTAAGCAGGGCAAGACAGCTGCGGAAGCAATCACAGGTATAAAGGCTGAAGCAGATTTGCGTTTTCTGCCAGTCATTGCTCATACTAGCCCTCCGATTGCCTATGTGGGTTTAACTGAGGAAGAAGCTATTAAGCAAGGGCACTCAGTTGAAACAGCGCAATTCCCGCTTTCAGGAAATGGCTATGCCGCCATCCTTGGAAAAAAAGATGGATTGATTAAAGTAATATTTGATAAAGATAATGATCTTTTACTTGGCATACACATCATTGGGTATGGGGCCGTTGAACTAATTTCCAGCGGAGTGCTGTCGCTAGAGATGGCAGCAAGAGACGAGGATTTGCTGTTTCCGCTATACCCGCATCCAAGCATAAACGAGGGGTTACTAGAAGCAGTAGAAGCAATAAAGAACCAAGCCATCCATCTACCTCCAAATATGAGGAAAAAAATAAAGGTTTAA